The Paramisgurnus dabryanus chromosome 3, PD_genome_1.1, whole genome shotgun sequence genome includes a window with the following:
- the gpatch8 gene encoding G patch domain-containing protein 8 isoform X4, translated as MGMGRMEMELDYAEDATEKRRVLEVEKEETEELRQKYKDYAEKEKAIAKALEDLRANFYCELCDKQYQKHQEFDNHINSYDHAHKQRLKELKQREFARNVSSRSKKDGRKQEKMLRRLHELAKQRKHKDIVPGSGPMFKPTTVAVDGEKGEDSMDGVPMTIDSNNEVCEDKGVCGLGSQGSPRTGSTISFGFNKTSSSPTPSGGSHAPKLSVSFSFAKKAPVKLETAAAVFADPGEEAVEEEEGQEEGVEKTGTEEGGVSSNCDSPHGATGGEGGGSVGESGGASDEQVSQPDDGAALASTLNKLKMMMKKEEGYAGQEPQYYHYVPPSHCRVKPHFQFLLFMKASDQCGSKEEDENGEKDGKVAPGKDKEQKQPKVSSCESEKDTENESTQVKSKTPPPTSTTLKIEEAPCSTPADKVDTAVLDISSQAVDTKQGMSELSDTGPRVPTGPFFPVLSKDESTTLQWPSELLEFTQAKPSLSYSCNPLYFDFKLSRKKGNWAGKNTKPAKPASSDGGEASKPENTESIPATSGETSTTTAVAGPSTGEKDQIPPKEEGSKSDNSEQKLKSGENVPGGTKKKKKKKKHKKSGKHSKRKEKEKVAAEGGLENEAPGEKTKKKKKHKRKKSKNKPCDPEGNEEQGESKEKEKDKEEKDGMSSAQSSGVPTSHEGGKRKRSHKMAQLSGVEESSKGKTSSAEEHNGTKRLKSDPNAASCSASAQKSSSGGRPPSSDSEEDGGSSSQRSRPARRRSTPPREQRRHHSNESGRSRRSRSRSSRRGDRNHRRHRGQKSRSRSYSSSSERSSAGSSAYSHRSHSYTDSYSDYSDEERRHRSRRPSSDSDYERRDSGRSHRRHYSSSTSEDSRSRSRSHSRRKHHHRRHQRSSSRSSSRSSRSSSARSYRRSSYSRSRSSASRSSSSTKGSPHRHGHSRRSDSSTRRRDFNRSCIYRSQSPRSASRMQSRNRNSSSAQATRGSGGTASKEGGGAAEHRNSFTARQLLEKIQSRKEGGESGTSTKLGIKIKDPPQGYFGPKLPPSLGNKNMLPLFGKLQAGKKTPLLSLMRSTDGEKSELGKNSDSNEVILVEPIREFPPPPPPPQPPVQQQQQKQHVEEAIPNAVVSEESRHSSSDPQVLLESQPQYEQDPAMIMSQYQGDQMQDPNNPMLDGHMMGPDMGLQPTMHTYPGYPPPTMEDGEMGMQAEDDGLAPLESQPITFTPEEMEKYSKLQQAAQQHIQQQLLAKQVKSFPSAAAAAAAANLAAAANLAPAPPPPPAALQSIHIQQPNVSAASATSITTVQHAILQHHAAAAMGIHPHNQHHPHHAQLAQMHHIPQHHLTPISLSPLGHSLGHSLGHSLGHTGLIPAHHTAFLSGQPIHIIPASALHHTPLALHHIPHAALYHTLFAPRPATAAAAAALQLHPLLHPIFSGQDLQHPPNHGS; from the exons ATGGGAATGGGACGCATGGAGATGGAG CTGGACTATGCAGAAGATGCCACAGAGAAGCGTCGTGTCTTGGAGGTGGAAAAAGAAGAGACGGAGGAACTGCGGCAAAAATACAAG GATTATGCAGAGAAAGAGAAAGCCATAGCCAAAGCTTTGGAGGATCTGAGAGCTAACTTCTACTGTGAGCTGTGTGATAAGCAATATCAGAAACATCAGGAGTTTGACAATCACATCAACTCCTATGaccatgcacacaaacag AGATTAAAGGAGCTGAAGCAAAGGGAGTTTGCTCGGAACGTGTCTTCGCGTTCTAAAAAGGATGGCAGGAAACAGGAGAAGATGCTTCGTCGTCTTCATGAACTGGCAAAACAGAGAAAGCACAAAGACAT TGTCCCTGGTAGTGGCCCAATGTTTAAGCCCACCACTGTGGCAGTAGATGGAGAAAAAGGGGAAGACTCAATGGATGGTGTGCCTATGACAATAGATTCTAACAATGAGGTTTGTGAAGATAAAGGAGTCTGTGGCCTTGGTAGTCAGGGGTCCCCAAGAACTGGCTCTACCATCAGCTTTGGCTTCAACAAGACCAGCTCGTCTCCAACGCCCTCTGGAGGGTCACACGCTCCCAAACTCAGTGTCTCCTTCTCTTTTGCTAAGAAAGCCCCAGTCAAACTTGAGACCGCTGCTGCTGTATTTGCAGACCCTGGTGAGGAGGCAGTGGAGGAGGAAGAAGGTCAGGAAGAGGGAGTTGAAAAGACTGGAACTGAGGAAGGAGGTGTGTCATCCAACTGTGATAGCCCACATGGTGCAACAGGAGGTGAGGGAGGAGGAAGTGTAGGAGAAAGTGGCGGTGCAAGTGATGAACAAGTGTCACAACCGGATGATGGTGCAGCCTTGGCTTCCACTTTGAACAAgctgaagatgatgatgaaaaAGGAGGAAGGTTACGCTGGACAGGAGCCACAGTATTATCATTATGTACCTCCTTCACATTGTCGGGTCAAGCCTCATTTTCAGTTTCTGCTTTTTATGAAAGCTTCTGACCAGTGTGGCAGCAAGGAGGAGGATGAAAATGGAGAGAAAGATGGAAAGGTAGCACCTGGTAAAGATAAAGAGCAAAAGCAGCCTAAAGTCAGCAGCTGTGAATCAGAAAAAGACACAGAAAATGAGTCTACACaagtaaaaagcaaaactcCTCCTCCCACATCAACCACACTAAAAATAGAGGAAGCACCTTGTAGTACCCCAGCAGATAAAGTTGACACAGCAGTTTTAGATATCTCGTCCCAAGCAGTTGATACCAAGCAAGGTATGTCTGAGCTTTCAGACACAGGTCCTCGCGTTCCAACTGGGCCTTTCTTTCCTGTGCTTAGTAAGGATGAAAGCACCACCCTGCAGTGGCCTTCCGAATTACTGGAGTTCACTCAGGCTAAACCTTCTCTTTCTTATAGTTGTAATCCTCTCTACTTTGACTTCAAGCTGTCAAGAAAAAAAGGAAACTGGGCAGGCAAAAACACCAAACCAGCCAAGCCAGCTAGTAGTGATGGAGGAGAGGCATCTAAACCTGAAAACACAGAAAGTATTCCAGCAACTAGTGGAGAGACTTCCACTACCACAGCAGTGGCAGGACCAAGTACTGGTGAAAAAGATCAGATACCCCCGAAAGAAGAGGGTTCTAAGAGTGACAACAGTGAGCAGAAATTAAAAAGTGGTGAAAATGTGCCTGGAGGaacaaagaaaaagaagaagaagaagaaacacAAGAAGTCTGGAAAACACTCCAAAcgcaaagaaaaagaaaaggtgGCAGCAGAGGGGGGTTTAGAAAATGAGGCACCAGGAGAGAAaactaaaaagaaaaagaaacataaaagaaagaaaagcaaaaataaaccaTGTGATCCTGAGGGCAACGAAGAGCAAGGTGAGAGCAAGGAAAAAGAGAAAGACAAAGAGGAAAAGGATGGGATGTCTTCTGCCCAGTCATCAGGAGTACCCACATCCCATGAAGGAGGAAAGAGAAAAAGATCTCACAAGATGGCACAGCTGTCTGGAGTTGAGGAAAGTAGTAAAGGAAAGACCAGCTCTGCAGAGGAGCACAACGGTACAAAACGTCTTAAATCAGACCCAAATGCTGCTTCCTGCTCTGCCTCAGCCCAAAAGAGCTCAAGTGGAGGTCGGCCCCCTAGCAGTGACAGTGAAGAAGATGGTGGATCATCATCTCAACGTTCCCGACCAGCTCGTCGTCGCTCCACACCACCACGTGAGCAGCGAAGACACCACAGTAATGAATCTGGCCGATCACGGCGTTCTCGTAGTAGATCTTCTCGTCGAGGAGACCGCAACCATAGGCGTCACAGGGGACAAAAGTCACGTAGTCGATCTTACTCAAGTAGTTCTGAGCGTTCCTCAGCGGGGAGCAGTGCTTACAGCCATCGTAGCCATAGCTACACAGACAGTTACAGTGACTACAGTGATGAAGAACGTCGCCACAGATCAAGAAGACCCTCCTCTGACTCAGACTACGAGAGGCGTGATAGTGGGCGGTCTCACAGACGACATTACTCCTCCTCTACCTCTGAGGACTCTCGTTCTCGCTCACGCTCTCACAGTCGTAGAAAACATCATCATCGGAGACACCAGCGGAGTAGTAGTCGCAGCTCTAGTCGCAGTAGTAGAAGCAGCAGTGCTCGCTCTTATAGACGCAGCAGCTACAGTCGTAGCCGAAGTTCTGCAAGTCGTTCATCTAGCTCCACTAAAGGTTCTCCACATCGTCATGGTCATAGCCGGCGATCTGACAGTTCCACACGAAGGCGTGATTTTAACCGGTCATGCATTTACCGTTCTCAGTCTCCGAGGTCAGCTTCCCGCATGCAGTCCCGAAACAGGAACTCTTCATCAGCACAAGCAACTAGAGGTAGTGGTGGAACTGCCTCAAAAGAGGGAGGAGGTGCTGCAGAACACAGGAATTCATTCACAGCTCGGCAACTACTGGAGAAAATCCAATCTCGAAAAGAAGGGGGTGAATCTGGAACTAGCACCAAGCTAGGCATCAAAATCAAAGACCCTCCACAGGGATACTTTGGGCCCAAGCTTCCCCCTTCCCTCGGAAACAAAAATATGTTGCCTCTTTTTGGCAAGCTACAGGCAGGAAAGAAAACACCATTACTTTCTCTTATGCGTTCAACTGATGGTGAAAAGTCAGAGCTAGGGAAAAATTCAGACAGCAATGAAGTGATCCTGGTAGAACCCATTCGTGAGTTTCCCCCTCCCCCACCTCCACCCCAGCCACCAGTCCAGCAGCAACAACAAAAGCAGCATGTGGAGGAAGCGATACCAAATGCTGTAGTATCTGAGGAGAGTAGACATTCAAGCTCAGACCCTCAGGTCCTTCTTGAGTCTCAACCACAATATGAACAGGATCCAGCAATGATAATGTCACAATATCAAGGTGATCAAATGCAAGACCCCAATAATCCAATGTTGGATGGTCATATGATGGGCCCTGATATGGGTCTACAGCCTACTATGCACACCTACCCTGGTTACCCCCCACCCACAATGGAGGACGGGGAAATGGGCATGCAAGCTGAAGATGACGGACTTGCACCTTTAGAAAGTCAACCAATCACTTTTACTCCAGAGGAAATGGAAAAATACAGCAAGTTGCAACAAGCAGCTCAACAGCACATTCAACAGCAGCTGTTGGCAAAACAGGTGAAGAGCTTTCCTTCAGCTGCAGCTGCTGCAGCAGCGGCTAATTTGGCAGCGGCAGCTAACCTTGCCCCTGCAccgccaccaccaccagccgcACTGCAATCGATACACATCCAGCAACCCAATGTTTCTGCAGCTTCTGCTACCTCCATTACAACAGTACAGCATGCCATCCTGCAGCACCATGCTGCTGCAGCTATGGGAATCCATCCCCACAACCAACATCATCCTCATCATGCCCAACTAGCCCAGATGCACCACATCCCTCAACATCATTTAACTCCTATTTCTTTGTCACCACTGGGCCATTCCTTAGGCCATTCACTGGGTCATTCTTTAGGCCACACAGGCCTGATCCCAGCTCACCACACTGCCTTTCTTTCAGGCCAGCCCATACATATTATACCTGCCTCTGCACTCCATCACACCCCTCTTGCTTTACACCACATCCCCCATGCTGCCCTCTACCACACCCTTTTTGCCCCTCGGCCAGCAACCGCAGCAGCAGCAGCTGCCCTACAGTTACATCCCCTTCTTCACCCCATCTTCTCAGGACAAGACCTTCAACACCCTCCAAACCATGGCTCCTGA
- the gpatch8 gene encoding G patch domain-containing protein 8 isoform X3, giving the protein MQGRTDPVPITLKYDVMGMGRMEMELDYAEDATEKRRVLEVEKEETEELRQKYKDYAEKEKAIAKALEDLRANFYCELCDKQYQKHQEFDNHINSYDHAHKQRLKELKQREFARNVSSRSKKDGRKQEKMLRRLHELAKQRKHKDIVPGSGPMFKPTTVAVDGEKGEDSMDGVPMTIDSNNEVCEDKGVCGLGSQGSPRTGSTISFGFNKTSSSPTPSGGSHAPKLSVSFSFAKKAPVKLETAAAVFADPGEEAVEEEEGQEEGVEKTGTEEGGVSSNCDSPHGATGGEGGGSVGESGGASDEQVSQPDDGAALASTLNKLKMMMKKEEGYAGQEPQYYHYVPPSHCRVKPHFQFLLFMKASDQCGSKEEDENGEKDGKVAPGKDKEQKQPKVSSCESEKDTENESTQVKSKTPPPTSTTLKIEEAPCSTPADKVDTAVLDISSQAVDTKQGMSELSDTGPRVPTGPFFPVLSKDESTTLQWPSELLEFTQAKPSLSYSCNPLYFDFKLSRKKGNWAGKNTKPAKPASSDGGEASKPENTESIPATSGETSTTTAVAGPSTGEKDQIPPKEEGSKSDNSEQKLKSGENVPGGTKKKKKKKKHKKSGKHSKRKEKEKVAAEGGLENEAPGEKTKKKKKHKRKKSKNKPCDPEGNEEQGESKEKEKDKEEKDGMSSAQSSGVPTSHEGGKRKRSHKMAQLSGVEESSKGKTSSAEEHNGTKRLKSDPNAASCSASAQKSSSGGRPPSSDSEEDGGSSSQRSRPARRRSTPPREQRRHHSNESGRSRRSRSRSSRRGDRNHRRHRGQKSRSRSYSSSSERSSAGSSAYSHRSHSYTDSYSDYSDEERRHRSRRPSSDSDYERRDSGRSHRRHYSSSTSEDSRSRSRSHSRRKHHHRRHQRSSSRSSSRSSRSSSARSYRRSSYSRSRSSASRSSSSTKGSPHRHGHSRRSDSSTRRRDFNRSCIYRSQSPRSASRMQSRNRNSSSAQATRGSGGTASKEGGGAAEHRNSFTARQLLEKIQSRKEGGESGTSTKLGIKIKDPPQGYFGPKLPPSLGNKNMLPLFGKLQAGKKTPLLSLMRSTDGEKSELGKNSDSNEVILVEPIREFPPPPPPPQPPVQQQQQKQHVEEAIPNAVVSEESRHSSSDPQVLLESQPQYEQDPAMIMSQYQGDQMQDPNNPMLDGHMMGPDMGLQPTMHTYPGYPPPTMEDGEMGMQAEDDGLAPLESQPITFTPEEMEKYSKLQQAAQQHIQQQLLAKQVKSFPSAAAAAAAANLAAAANLAPAPPPPPAALQSIHIQQPNVSAASATSITTVQHAILQHHAAAAMGIHPHNQHHPHHAQLAQMHHIPQHHLTPISLSPLGHSLGHSLGHSLGHTGLIPAHHTAFLSGQPIHIIPASALHHTPLALHHIPHAALYHTLFAPRPATAAAAAALQLHPLLHPIFSGQDLQHPPNHGS; this is encoded by the exons ATGCAGG GACGAACTGATCCTGTGCCCATCACCCTCAAATATGACGTCATGGGAATGGGACGCATGGAGATGGAG CTGGACTATGCAGAAGATGCCACAGAGAAGCGTCGTGTCTTGGAGGTGGAAAAAGAAGAGACGGAGGAACTGCGGCAAAAATACAAG GATTATGCAGAGAAAGAGAAAGCCATAGCCAAAGCTTTGGAGGATCTGAGAGCTAACTTCTACTGTGAGCTGTGTGATAAGCAATATCAGAAACATCAGGAGTTTGACAATCACATCAACTCCTATGaccatgcacacaaacag AGATTAAAGGAGCTGAAGCAAAGGGAGTTTGCTCGGAACGTGTCTTCGCGTTCTAAAAAGGATGGCAGGAAACAGGAGAAGATGCTTCGTCGTCTTCATGAACTGGCAAAACAGAGAAAGCACAAAGACAT TGTCCCTGGTAGTGGCCCAATGTTTAAGCCCACCACTGTGGCAGTAGATGGAGAAAAAGGGGAAGACTCAATGGATGGTGTGCCTATGACAATAGATTCTAACAATGAGGTTTGTGAAGATAAAGGAGTCTGTGGCCTTGGTAGTCAGGGGTCCCCAAGAACTGGCTCTACCATCAGCTTTGGCTTCAACAAGACCAGCTCGTCTCCAACGCCCTCTGGAGGGTCACACGCTCCCAAACTCAGTGTCTCCTTCTCTTTTGCTAAGAAAGCCCCAGTCAAACTTGAGACCGCTGCTGCTGTATTTGCAGACCCTGGTGAGGAGGCAGTGGAGGAGGAAGAAGGTCAGGAAGAGGGAGTTGAAAAGACTGGAACTGAGGAAGGAGGTGTGTCATCCAACTGTGATAGCCCACATGGTGCAACAGGAGGTGAGGGAGGAGGAAGTGTAGGAGAAAGTGGCGGTGCAAGTGATGAACAAGTGTCACAACCGGATGATGGTGCAGCCTTGGCTTCCACTTTGAACAAgctgaagatgatgatgaaaaAGGAGGAAGGTTACGCTGGACAGGAGCCACAGTATTATCATTATGTACCTCCTTCACATTGTCGGGTCAAGCCTCATTTTCAGTTTCTGCTTTTTATGAAAGCTTCTGACCAGTGTGGCAGCAAGGAGGAGGATGAAAATGGAGAGAAAGATGGAAAGGTAGCACCTGGTAAAGATAAAGAGCAAAAGCAGCCTAAAGTCAGCAGCTGTGAATCAGAAAAAGACACAGAAAATGAGTCTACACaagtaaaaagcaaaactcCTCCTCCCACATCAACCACACTAAAAATAGAGGAAGCACCTTGTAGTACCCCAGCAGATAAAGTTGACACAGCAGTTTTAGATATCTCGTCCCAAGCAGTTGATACCAAGCAAGGTATGTCTGAGCTTTCAGACACAGGTCCTCGCGTTCCAACTGGGCCTTTCTTTCCTGTGCTTAGTAAGGATGAAAGCACCACCCTGCAGTGGCCTTCCGAATTACTGGAGTTCACTCAGGCTAAACCTTCTCTTTCTTATAGTTGTAATCCTCTCTACTTTGACTTCAAGCTGTCAAGAAAAAAAGGAAACTGGGCAGGCAAAAACACCAAACCAGCCAAGCCAGCTAGTAGTGATGGAGGAGAGGCATCTAAACCTGAAAACACAGAAAGTATTCCAGCAACTAGTGGAGAGACTTCCACTACCACAGCAGTGGCAGGACCAAGTACTGGTGAAAAAGATCAGATACCCCCGAAAGAAGAGGGTTCTAAGAGTGACAACAGTGAGCAGAAATTAAAAAGTGGTGAAAATGTGCCTGGAGGaacaaagaaaaagaagaagaagaagaaacacAAGAAGTCTGGAAAACACTCCAAAcgcaaagaaaaagaaaaggtgGCAGCAGAGGGGGGTTTAGAAAATGAGGCACCAGGAGAGAAaactaaaaagaaaaagaaacataaaagaaagaaaagcaaaaataaaccaTGTGATCCTGAGGGCAACGAAGAGCAAGGTGAGAGCAAGGAAAAAGAGAAAGACAAAGAGGAAAAGGATGGGATGTCTTCTGCCCAGTCATCAGGAGTACCCACATCCCATGAAGGAGGAAAGAGAAAAAGATCTCACAAGATGGCACAGCTGTCTGGAGTTGAGGAAAGTAGTAAAGGAAAGACCAGCTCTGCAGAGGAGCACAACGGTACAAAACGTCTTAAATCAGACCCAAATGCTGCTTCCTGCTCTGCCTCAGCCCAAAAGAGCTCAAGTGGAGGTCGGCCCCCTAGCAGTGACAGTGAAGAAGATGGTGGATCATCATCTCAACGTTCCCGACCAGCTCGTCGTCGCTCCACACCACCACGTGAGCAGCGAAGACACCACAGTAATGAATCTGGCCGATCACGGCGTTCTCGTAGTAGATCTTCTCGTCGAGGAGACCGCAACCATAGGCGTCACAGGGGACAAAAGTCACGTAGTCGATCTTACTCAAGTAGTTCTGAGCGTTCCTCAGCGGGGAGCAGTGCTTACAGCCATCGTAGCCATAGCTACACAGACAGTTACAGTGACTACAGTGATGAAGAACGTCGCCACAGATCAAGAAGACCCTCCTCTGACTCAGACTACGAGAGGCGTGATAGTGGGCGGTCTCACAGACGACATTACTCCTCCTCTACCTCTGAGGACTCTCGTTCTCGCTCACGCTCTCACAGTCGTAGAAAACATCATCATCGGAGACACCAGCGGAGTAGTAGTCGCAGCTCTAGTCGCAGTAGTAGAAGCAGCAGTGCTCGCTCTTATAGACGCAGCAGCTACAGTCGTAGCCGAAGTTCTGCAAGTCGTTCATCTAGCTCCACTAAAGGTTCTCCACATCGTCATGGTCATAGCCGGCGATCTGACAGTTCCACACGAAGGCGTGATTTTAACCGGTCATGCATTTACCGTTCTCAGTCTCCGAGGTCAGCTTCCCGCATGCAGTCCCGAAACAGGAACTCTTCATCAGCACAAGCAACTAGAGGTAGTGGTGGAACTGCCTCAAAAGAGGGAGGAGGTGCTGCAGAACACAGGAATTCATTCACAGCTCGGCAACTACTGGAGAAAATCCAATCTCGAAAAGAAGGGGGTGAATCTGGAACTAGCACCAAGCTAGGCATCAAAATCAAAGACCCTCCACAGGGATACTTTGGGCCCAAGCTTCCCCCTTCCCTCGGAAACAAAAATATGTTGCCTCTTTTTGGCAAGCTACAGGCAGGAAAGAAAACACCATTACTTTCTCTTATGCGTTCAACTGATGGTGAAAAGTCAGAGCTAGGGAAAAATTCAGACAGCAATGAAGTGATCCTGGTAGAACCCATTCGTGAGTTTCCCCCTCCCCCACCTCCACCCCAGCCACCAGTCCAGCAGCAACAACAAAAGCAGCATGTGGAGGAAGCGATACCAAATGCTGTAGTATCTGAGGAGAGTAGACATTCAAGCTCAGACCCTCAGGTCCTTCTTGAGTCTCAACCACAATATGAACAGGATCCAGCAATGATAATGTCACAATATCAAGGTGATCAAATGCAAGACCCCAATAATCCAATGTTGGATGGTCATATGATGGGCCCTGATATGGGTCTACAGCCTACTATGCACACCTACCCTGGTTACCCCCCACCCACAATGGAGGACGGGGAAATGGGCATGCAAGCTGAAGATGACGGACTTGCACCTTTAGAAAGTCAACCAATCACTTTTACTCCAGAGGAAATGGAAAAATACAGCAAGTTGCAACAAGCAGCTCAACAGCACATTCAACAGCAGCTGTTGGCAAAACAGGTGAAGAGCTTTCCTTCAGCTGCAGCTGCTGCAGCAGCGGCTAATTTGGCAGCGGCAGCTAACCTTGCCCCTGCAccgccaccaccaccagccgcACTGCAATCGATACACATCCAGCAACCCAATGTTTCTGCAGCTTCTGCTACCTCCATTACAACAGTACAGCATGCCATCCTGCAGCACCATGCTGCTGCAGCTATGGGAATCCATCCCCACAACCAACATCATCCTCATCATGCCCAACTAGCCCAGATGCACCACATCCCTCAACATCATTTAACTCCTATTTCTTTGTCACCACTGGGCCATTCCTTAGGCCATTCACTGGGTCATTCTTTAGGCCACACAGGCCTGATCCCAGCTCACCACACTGCCTTTCTTTCAGGCCAGCCCATACATATTATACCTGCCTCTGCACTCCATCACACCCCTCTTGCTTTACACCACATCCCCCATGCTGCCCTCTACCACACCCTTTTTGCCCCTCGGCCAGCAACCGCAGCAGCAGCAGCTGCCCTACAGTTACATCCCCTTCTTCACCCCATCTTCTCAGGACAAGACCTTCAACACCCTCCAAACCATGGCTCCTGA